CAACATGAAAAGCATCTACTGGAGCGCCATCCACGGCGTGCCTGCGCTCAAGGCCGCGGGCGGCGGCAGCTTCATCAACATCGCCTCCACCGCCGGCGTGCGCCCCCGCCCCGGGCTGACTTGGTACAACGGCAGCAAGGCGGCGGTGATCGTCACCAGCAAATCGATGGCCGCCGAGCTGGGGCCGGACAACATCCGCGTGAACTGCATCAACCCGGTGTTCAACCCCGACACCGGCCTGTCGGCCGAGTTCGCGGGCGGCCCGGTGGACGACGCGCGCCGCGCCAAGTTTCTGACCACCATCCCGCTGGGGCGCTTTTCCACTGCGCTGGACGTGGCCAACGCCGCGCTCTACCTGGCCAGCGACGAGGCGGCCTTCATCAGCGGGGTGTGCATCGAGGTAGATGGGGCGCGCTGCGCCTGATGCGCAGGCAGAGCGATTCGCCGTGGCATGGCACGCCACGCGCTGCCGATCGCTCAGCCCCTGTCCGCCTGCATCGGTTGCTGCCAGGCCAACGCTAGGTTGCGATGCCTGCAGCGTGATTTTTTTGACGAGATCAAGCACCACCCGGCCAGCTTCGGCCCTTGAAGCCGGAGACTGAAACCAAGTGCTACGTTATCCTGCGTTGGACGCAGCGCGCCTGCTGCTGCCCTGACGGCTGCGGCAGCACAGACAGGCGGCGTGCAGCCGCACCCACCACATCCGCGCCGGCCAGTCTTTTCGCCGGTACCTCTGGCCGTAACCTGGATTGACACGATGACAACCACTCGACAGATGGCACTCGCGGCTGCAGCCATGTGGGCGGCCGCCTCCGCTCAGGCTGTGACGGTTCCGCCAGCGTTCACGGGAACCACTGCACCCAATTGGACGCTGCACGACGACGCGGCTCTGACCGCTGGCCCCGCGCTCAACCTTGACCCTGATGGCCAGGGCTGGCTGCGCCTGACGCCCGACATAGCGCGCCCAGGCCCGCCGTACGTCAAGGGCTCCGCCATCTACAACATACCGTTTTCTTCAAGCGATGGGATCCAGGCGACGTTCCAGTACGCCACCTACCGCGATCCTGCGAACACAAGCAGCAACCCGCTGGCGGACGGTCTGTCGTTCTACCTGTTCGACGGCACCGCCAACAGCGCTCCGGGTGCGGGCGGTGGTTCGCTCGGCTACTCATCCTCAGACGAAACGGCCCCCAGGTCGCCGGGTGTGACCGGGGGCTACGTCGGCGTCGGGCTCACCGAATGGGGCGCGTTTTCGTTGCCTGTATTTGGCGGCGGCTGTGCTGCCGGTGCGGTGGGTTGCACCACCACGCAGTCCCCTGGCATCACGGTGCGCGGGGCGGGCACGGTGACCAGCGATTACCCGCAGCTGGCGCACGCCAACGCCAGCATGACCACCAGCGATCGCGCTGGCGCACGCACCGTGCGGGTCACGATCACACCTGCTCCCGCCGTGTTGATGACGGTGGAGATGGATTCGGGCAGCGGCTTTGTCCCCTACATCCAGCAGTTGCCATTGGGCACCATCAACGGGACGCCGCCCGCCACGTTCAAGCTGGGTTTCAGCGCGGCCAACGGGCAATACTCGGGTGTTCACGAGGTGCGCTTTCTCGGCATCCAGGGCTCACGCACCCCCACCGTCACATTGAGTGCCAACCGCGGCCAGTGCGGCCCGGCCACGCTGACCGCCGCCGTGGCAGGCGACGGCGTGGGCGCCGCCCCAACGGGCACCGTCACCTTTGTGGACCAAGGCGGCGCCACGTTGGGCACCGCCACCGTGGATCCGGCCACCGGCCAGGCGCAGTGGGCCGGCGCGCTGCCCAGCGGTGTGCAAACCGTGACCGCGCGCTACGCCGGCGACCCGGTCTACGTGGCGGGCGCTTCAACCGCCTTAGCCCAGACAGCGACTACGCCTTGCCCCGACCCCATCCCGACGCTGGGCCACTGGGCGGCTGCGCTGCTTTCTGCCGCGCTCGCACTGGTAGGCGCTCTGTCCTGGCGCAAGCGCCAGGCAGCGGATCACCGCTAAGCGCTTCGCCCACCGCATCTCCAGGGCGCGCCGCGACGGGCGGGCGCGCACCTTTGGGCTTTCGGGGCGAATGGGCAATGCCCGCCTGGGCCCTTGCCGCAGGCATCCAACGCCACCGCCCGCCGCAGCCGATAATTGAGACCATGGGCGAACGCGTCATTCCCTTGGTCGATCACCGCACGGCAGCGCTGGCTGTGCCTTTCTCCGCCGGTGCCGTGCCCAGTGGCGTCTTGGTGGACGCGCGTGGCCGGCCGCTGCGCGATTTGCGCATCAGCATCACCGACCGTTGCAACTTCCGCTGCAGTTACTGCATGCCCAAGGAAGTTTTCGACAGCAACTACCACTACCTGCCGCACAGCGCCCTGCTCTCGTTTGAAGAAATCACGCGCCTGGCGTCGCGTTTTGTGGCGCATGGCGTTCGCAAGCTGCGTCTGACGGGTGGCGAGCCCCTGTTGCGCAAGGGCATGGAAGCGCTGGTGGAACAGCTCGCTGCCCTGCGCACACCCGAAGGCCAGCCGCTGGACATCACGCTGACCACCAACGGTTCGCTGCTGGCGCGCAAGGCGGCCGCCTTGAAGGCCGCCGGGCTGCAGCGCGTCACCGTCAGCCTGGACGGGCTGGACGACGTCACCTTTCGCAGCATGAACGACGTGGACTTCCCCGTGGCCAGCGTGCTGGCGGGCATTGATGCCGCCCGCGCTGCCGGGCTGGGGCCGATCAAGGTGAACATGGTGGTCAAGCGCGGCACCAACGACGACCAGATCGTGCCCATGGCGCGGCATTTTCGCGGCACCGGCATCGTGCTGCGCTTCATCGAATTCATGGACGTGGGGGCCACCAACGGCTGGCGCATGCAAGAAGTCATGCCGTCTGACCAGGTGCTGGAACGGCTTCGGAGCGAATTCGCCATGGTGCCGCTGCCCGCCAGCCAGGTGGGCGAGACCGCGCAGCGCTGGGGCTACGCGGGCGCTGACGGCCTGCACGACCCGGCGCTGGGCGAAGTGGGCTTCATCAGCAGCGTGACGCACGCTTTCTGCGGCGACTGCAACCGCGCCCGCCTGTCGATGGAAGGCAAGCTGTTCCTGTGCCTGTTCGCCAGCCAGGGCTACGACCTGCGCACGCTGCTGCGCGATGGGGCCGACGACGCGGCGATCGACGCCGCGCTGGCCGCCATCTGGCAAGGCCGCAGCGACCGCTACAGCGAACTGCGCGCCAGCCTGCCTGCGGACGCCAGCGGCAGCGCCGCGCGCCGCGTCGAGATGAGCTACATCGGCGGCTGACGCCGTTGCGGCCCCGCGCACGCCGTGGCGCTGCGGCTTGCGAACCCACATCCGCGCCCCCATCTACGGGGCTTGCCAGGCGCACTCGCGCCGGCCCTTTGAAAGGCCGCCCATGACCGCACCCACCGCCCCCGCAGCCCCGCCCGAGCTCATCGTTGGCGCGCAGCGCATCACCCACCAGCTGCCGGGCATCGACCCGTTCATCTTTGGTGTCTACCACCAGGACAGCTACCCCGCCGGCAACGGTCAGCTGGGCCCGGATGCCGCGCTGTTGCAGGGGCGCGAGATCGGCATGGATTTCAGCCGCCAGGATGGCTGGAGCATGTACCACGGCGACAGCGTGCCCGGCTTTCCCGCGCACCCGCACCGTGGGTTTGAAACCGTCACCATCGTGCGCCAGGGCCTGGTGGACCATGCCGACTCGCTGGGCGCCACCGCCCGGTATGGCGAGGGCGACGTGCAATGGCTGACCACCGGCAGCGGCGTGCAGCATGGCGAGATGTTTCCCCTGGTGCATCAAGACCAGGCCAACACGCTCGATCTGTTTCAGCTGTGGCTGAACCTGCCGGCCAAGCGCAAGATGGCCCCGCCCGACTTCACCATGTTCTGGGCCAGCGACATCCCGCATTTCGTGCAAACCGATGCCCAGGGCCGGCAGGTGGATGTGGAAGTGATCGCGGGCGACTACCAGCCGCTGCCCAACGTCGATGGTGCCAACGGCGCCGATGCCGCCCCGCCGCCCACCGTGCGCGCCCTGCGCCCGCCCGCCGATTCATGGGCCAGCGAGCCCGGCGCCGATGTGGCGATCTGGATCGTGCGCCTGCCCGCGGGTGCCCGCCTGACCCTGCCGCCCGCCAGCGCCCAGGCCCGCCGCGCGCTGTACCTGACCACCGGTCGCAGCCTGGCCGTGGGCGGCGTGGGCTTTGACCAGCCGGTGATGGTCGAAGTGCGGCCCGACCAGCCTGCACCCCTACACAACCCCGGCGCCGACCCCATCGAGGTGCTGGTGCTGCAAGGCCGCCCGATCGCCGAGCCGGTGGCCGCGCGCGGGCCTTTCGTGATGAACAGCGAGGCGGAACTGGTGCAAGCCATCCGCGACTACCAGCGCACCGAATTCGGCGGCTGGCCCTGGCCGACGGCGGCGCACACGCACGGCGTGTCAGGCCGCTTTGCGCAGCACCCCGATGGGCGCATCGAGCGGCCGAGCGATGCGGCCACCGCCACGCCGGGTGTCGGCGCTGCGGGCTGACGCCCAGCCAGGATTCGCGCGTGTCATCGGCCAGGCGCGGACAGGGCTGGGGCTGCGGGCAGCGCGCGCAGAAGCCATAGCCATCCGCGCATTTACTCGCTTCCGTTCGATCCGCGCGCACGCCCGCCCACCCAACTGTCAAACATGGCGGACAGACGCGCGGCGCGCCATCCGTTAGGGTTGCCCGGTCGCTGCCCGCTCAGCCATCAGAAGGACCCCGCCCCATGAACCCCACCCATCGCCTGGCTGCCCGCCTGACCCCTCTGGTGGCCTGCGTCGGCCTGCTGGCCGCCTGCGGCCAGTCCGCCACCGCGCCCACCGCCAATGGCGGCGCCAGCCCGGCCACCACCAGCATCTCGACCACCCACGTGACCACGCCGCCCGCCCAGCCCAGCCCCCAGGCCGTCGCGCTCAGCGCCGCGCGCGTTCTGCCTGCTTACGAATGGGAGCTGACCGCCGCGCGCGACGGCCGCGGCCAGAACGATGCGCGCTGGCGCGTGGGCGATCGCCCGCCCCTGCGCCTGTCCTTCAAGGATGGCCGCGTGGCCGTGCACCACCTGTGCAACCTCGCCAGCGCGGGCTACGAACTGGACGGCACCCAAATGCGCATGACGCGCCCCACGGCCACGCTGCGCGCCTGTGCCGAACTGGGCCTGATGGCACTGGAAAGCCGCGTGCTGAGCCTGTTGCCCACCGTGCAGGCCGCCCACGCCAGCGGCGCACCCGACGCACCCCAGCTGCTGCTGCGCTTTGCCGACGGCAGCGAATGGGACCTGGTCGGCCATCCCACGCCCGAAACGCGCTACGGCAGCGCGGGCGAGCGCCTCTTTCTGGAAGTGGCACCGCTCAAGGTGGCCTGCAACCACCCGCTGATGCCCAACGCCACCTGCCTGCGCGTGCGCGACGTGCGCTATGGCGAAAACGGCGTCAAGACCGGCGAAGGCGAATGGCGCATCTTCCAGGGCAGCATCGAAGGCTACGAGCACCGCGAAGGCACGCGCAACATCCTGCGCGTGAACCGCTATTCGCTGGCCCGCAATGGCCAACTGCCCGCCGACGCGCCCAGCCACGCCTATGTGCTGGACATGGTGGTCGAAAGCGAGCTGACGCAGTAAGCGAAGCCGGGGCGTCGCGCGGCGTTTTTCTGCGCAGCGCGGCTTGAAAGACCTATCAGCCGCTAGCGCCCGCTGGTACTGCGCAAGCAGCTACACTTTTTGATGCAAGGCCCTGGTCAACCGCGTGCCAGGGTTACGGGCGTGCGGCTAGGCCGCCGTTTCAGCACCGCGCTCGCCCTTGATCCAGCGCACGCCCCAGCGCTGGCGCGGCGCCCTCGCCGCCCAGCCACGCGCCAGTGCGGCTATAACCGGCAGATGCCTATTTCCCACGCGCGCGACCTGCTCCCTGCCCACGCCATCAGTGCGGTGCTGCTGGCCGGTGGCCGCGGCAGCCGCATGGGCGGTGCCGACAAAGGGCTGCAAGCCTTTCGCGGCACGCCGCTGGCGCAAAACGCGCTGCAGCGGCTGCGCGCGCAAACCCTGGCGCCCGCGCACGTGGCGATCAGCGCCAACCGCCACCTGAACGACTACGCCGCCCTGGGCGCGCCCGTGCTGACCGACCCGCCCCACCTGCCCGCCTTTGCCGGCCCGCTGGCCGGTTTTCTGGCCGGTCTGGCGCAAGCCGACACGCCCTGGCTGCTGACCGTGCCGTGCGACGTGCCGCTGTTCCCGCTCTCACTTTGTGAGCGCCTAGTGCAGGCTGCACAAGCGCAGCAGGCCGATATCGCCATCGCCGCGGCGCCCGAGCACGAGGCTGGCCAAAGCGACGATGGCCCCGCGCCGCTGCGCCGCCAACCCGTGTTCTGCCTGCTGCGCACCGCGCTGCACGCCGACCTGGCCGCCTACGTGCACGAGGGCGGCCGCAAGATCGGCGCCTGGGCCGCCCGGCACCGCACCGCCGTCGTGCCTTTTGACGCGCCGGGCGACGACCCGCTGGCCTTTGCCAACGCCAACACCCTGGACGAGCTGCACCGGCTGGAGGGCCTGATGGCGCCCGCCACCCCGCCTGCCCAGCCATGAGCCCCATGTCCGCGCCCACCCTTCGCCTGCTGCAAACCGCCGATCTGCCCGCCTACAAGGTGCTGCGCGACACCGGCTTGCTGCACGACCCGCAGGCGTTCACGTCGGACTACGAAACCACGCACGCCCAGCCCGCGTCCGCCTACGGCACGCGCCTGGGCCAGCCGCCGCAAGACCATTTCACGCTGGGCGCTTTCGCCGCGCCCGTGGGCGATGCGCCGCCCGAGCTGATCGGCGCCGTGGTCTGCGAACGCGAAGCGCGCCGCAAGGTGCGCCACCAGGCTTCGCTGCTGGGCATGGTGGTGGCGCCGCACGCGCGTGGTCAGGGCGTGGGCCGCGCGCTGCTGGCGGCGTTCGACACCCTGGCGCGCCAGCTGCCGGGGCTGGAGCAAATCGTGCTGAGCGTCACCGCCAGCAACCTGGCCGCCGTGCGCCTGTATGAGCAGGCGGGCTTTCAGCGCTACGGCCTGCTGGCCAAGGCCCTGAAGATCGGCGACACCTATTACGACAAAGCCTTGATGGCCAGGACACTATGAATTGGATAGCTGGCGGCGCTGGCTGCACCTGCGCCAGCGCCCGTTTTTATTCAAATGGGTTGGTGCCGAACTGCACCGCCCCTTGCACGAAATGACTGACACTTCCCTGGCCCACATCGCCGCCGCGCTGCCGGGCTACGACGCCCAGGCCCTGCACGTCGACACGGCGCTGGCCTTTCTGCAAACCCTAACGCAGCCCGTTACCCACGCTGTCAACGTGCCGCTGGCGCAGGCGTTGGGCCGCGTGCTGGCTGACGACGTGGTCTCGCCCATCAGCGTGCCGCCGCACGACAATTCGGCCATGGACGGCTTCGCGTTTCGCGGCGCCGAGTTGGCCCCCGGCCAGCCGCTGGCGCTGCGCGTGGTCGGCACCGCCCTGGCGGGCGCCGCGTGGCGCGGCGCGGTGGCGCCCGGCGAGTGCGTGAAGATCACCACCGGCGCCGTCATGCCCGAAGGGCTGGACACCGTGGTGCCGCACGAGCATGTGCGCCAAGAAGCGGGCCCTGAAGGCGGCGAGCAAATCCACATCGCGCCCGGCGCTGTGCGCCCCGGCGACAACCGGCGCCTGCGCGGCGAAGACCTGCTGGCCGGTCAGCCGGCACTACAAAAAGCAGAGCTGCTGGCGCCTGCCGCCATTGGTTTGCTGGCCAGTCTGGGCTTTACCGAGGTGCGCGTGCTGCGCCGCCTGCGCGTGGCGTATTTCTCTACCGGCGACGAAATCCTGAGCCCCGGCGACGCCCCGCGCGAAGGCGCCGTGTACGACAGCAACCGCTACACCGTCACCGCGCTGTTGGCGCGCCTGGGCTGCGAGGTGATCGACCTGGGCGTGGTGCCCGACAACCCTGAGCGCCTGGCCGCTGCCTTTCGCACGGCCGCTGCCCGGGCCGACGCCATCATCACCAGCGGCGGTGTGAGCACCGGCGAGGCCGACCACACCAAGGCGGTGATGCGCAGCCTGGGCGACGTGGTTTTCTGGGGCCTGGCGCAGCGCCCCGGCCGCCCGATGGCCGTGGGGCGAATCCGCCGCGCGCCTTTGGAACACGCTGCATCCAGCAGCGCATTCAGTAACGAATCGACCGCCAGCGCAGGTGGGACGGGCGCCAGCAGCTATTCAACCGATAGCAAACATCACGCCGACGCAGGCACGGCCGTCCTCTTCGGCCTGCCGGGCAACCCGGTGGCGACGATGGTCACCTTCATCACCCTGGTGCGCCCCACGCTGCTGCGCATGATGGGTGCGCGCGCCACGCCGCCCGTGCTGCTGCGCGCCGCCAGCGAAAGTGCGCTGCGCAAGAAGCCCGGCCGCACCGAGTACCAGCGCGGCGTGGTCACGCAGCGGGTGGATGGACGCCTGTCGGTGCGCGCCGCCGGTCAGCAAGGCTCGGGCGTGCTCTCGTCCATGGTGCAGGCCAACGGGCTCATCGTGCTGGCGCACGCGCAGGGCGACGTGGCCGCGGGCGACGACGTCAGCGTGATGATGTTCGATGGGGTGATGTAGCCGCCGGCTTGGCGGGAAGCGCGCTGAATGGCGGTTTCGGCAGGATTGCGCCGCTTTGATCGTTACGCCCCTGGAAGCAAAAAAGCCTTACACCGCGCGGCATAAGGCTTTCAAAGCAAGTAGGGCAAGGCCGGATCGGGCTGTGTTCCGGGCTGGTGCGCGGGGGGGGACTCGAACCCCCACACCATTGCTGGCGTCAGGACCTAAACCTGGTGCGTCTACCAATTTCGCCACCCGCGCGCCCTGTTCTCTGCCAGCTGCCTGGCCGCCAGAAGCGCCCAGGTGCTGCAGAGAGCCGGCGATTCTAACCTGCGCCGCCGCCGCGCTTGTCATCCAAGCAGCGGATGCGGCGCGTGGTCGTCATTCCACCGATGGCTCGGGCGGCTTCACGCGGAACCACGCGGCGTACATCGCCGGCAAGGCCAGCAGCGTGAGCGCCGTGGCCACGATCAGCCCGCCCATGATGGCCACCGCCATCGGCCCCCAGAACACGCTGCGCGACAGCGGAATCATGGCCAGCACGGCGGCAGCGGCGGTCAGCACGATGGGGCGCAGGCGCCGCACGGCCGATTCGATGATGGCGTTCCACGCCGGCACGCCCCGCGCGCGGTCGGTCTCGATCTGGTCGATCAGGATGACCGAGTTGCGCTGGATCATGCCCATCAGCGCAATCACGCCCAGCAGCGCCACAAAGCCGAACGGGCGGTTCAGCAGCAGCAGCGCCGCCGCCACGCCGGCGATGCCCAGCGGCCCGGTCAGGAAGACCAGCATGGCGCGGCTGAAGCTGTGCAGCTGCAGCATCAGCAGCGTGAAGGTGACGAACAGCATGATGGGAATGCCCGCCGCGATGGAGGCCGATCCCTTGCTGCTTTCCTCGACCGCACCCGCCACTTCAATGCGGTAGGCGCTGTCGCCCTGCTGGGCCCATTGCGCCTCCAGCGCGCGCAGCTGCGGCAGCAGCTCGTTGGTGACGGTGGCGCCTTGCAGGCCTTCGACCACGTCGCCCTGCACGGTGATGGCGTAGTCGCGGTTTTCGCGCCACAGCACGCCGGGCTCCCACGCAAAGACGGGCTTGGCGATCTGCGTGAGCGGAATGGCCTTGCCGCTGGCGGTGGTCACGTAGGCGTTGGCCAGGTCGCTCAACGTGTCGCGCTCGGCCTTGGGCTGGCGCAGCACGATGTCGATCAGGCGGTCGCCCTCGCGGTACTGGCCGATGGTGGTGCCGCTCAGCAACATGCGGTTGGCCTGCGCGATCGACTGGCTGGTGACCTGCAGGGCGCGCGCCTTGTCCTGGTCGATTTCCAGCCGCACCGATTTCACCGATTCGTTCCAGTTGTCGTTCACGCCGCGCGTGTTGGGGCTCTCGCGCATGGCCGTCTTGACCTCGTCGGCCAGGGTGCGCAGGTGCGTTGGGTCGGGCCCGATCACGCGAAACTGCACCGGGTAGGCCACGGGCGGGCCGTTGGGCAGCAGCTTGACGCGGCCACGCACTTCGGGGAATTCGGTGGCCAGCAGCTCAGGCAGCGCCAGCCGCAGGCGGTTGCGCTCGGCCAGGTCTTTGGGCTGCACGATCAACTGCGACACGTTGGTCTGCGGAAAGACCTGGTCCAGCGGCAGGTAAAAGCGCGGCACGCCCGAGCCCACCCACTGCGTGACGCCCACCACGCCCGGCTCGGCCAGCAGGCGCTTTTCCACGCGCTTGGCCACGTCTTCGTTGGCGGCAAACGAGGTGCCTTCGGGCGACCACAGATCGACCATGATTTCAGGCCGGCTGGAATCGGGGAAGAACTGCTGCTGCACCTTGCCCATGCCCAGGATGCCCAGCGCAAACAGCGCCACCGTGGCGCCGATGGTCACCCAGCGGTGCGCCACGCACCAGGTCACCATGGCGCGAAAGCGGTTGTAGAAGGCGCTGTCAAACATCTCGTGCGGCTCTTCGTGCACGGGCTGCCCGCTGTTCAGCGCCTGCGCGCGCGCGGCGGCCACGTGCGGCGGCACCCGCAGCAGCCAGGCGCCCAGGTACGGCACGAAGTACACCGACGCCAGCCAGCTGACCAGCAGCGCGATCACCGTGACGGCGAAGATGGCAAAGGTGTATTCGCCCGTCATCGACTTGGCGATGCCGATG
This genomic interval from Ottowia oryzae contains the following:
- a CDS encoding SDR family oxidoreductase, which produces MRVPGKSIIVTGAGGGIGEGIALRLAAEGASVIVNDLQPALGEKVAADIAGAGGNALFVQADVTQGADWQRLVQAAQDFGGGRLDVIVNNAGWTHRNRPMLEVSEAEFDRVYDVNMKSIYWSAIHGVPALKAAGGGSFINIASTAGVRPRPGLTWYNGSKAAVIVTSKSMAAELGPDNIRVNCINPVFNPDTGLSAEFAGGPVDDARRAKFLTTIPLGRFSTALDVANAALYLASDEAAFISGVCIEVDGARCA
- a CDS encoding pirin family protein, which codes for MTAPTAPAAPPELIVGAQRITHQLPGIDPFIFGVYHQDSYPAGNGQLGPDAALLQGREIGMDFSRQDGWSMYHGDSVPGFPAHPHRGFETVTIVRQGLVDHADSLGATARYGEGDVQWLTTGSGVQHGEMFPLVHQDQANTLDLFQLWLNLPAKRKMAPPDFTMFWASDIPHFVQTDAQGRQVDVEVIAGDYQPLPNVDGANGADAAPPPTVRALRPPADSWASEPGADVAIWIVRLPAGARLTLPPASAQARRALYLTTGRSLAVGGVGFDQPVMVEVRPDQPAPLHNPGADPIEVLVLQGRPIAEPVAARGPFVMNSEAELVQAIRDYQRTEFGGWPWPTAAHTHGVSGRFAQHPDGRIERPSDAATATPGVGAAG
- a CDS encoding molybdopterin molybdotransferase MoeA, producing the protein MTDTSLAHIAAALPGYDAQALHVDTALAFLQTLTQPVTHAVNVPLAQALGRVLADDVVSPISVPPHDNSAMDGFAFRGAELAPGQPLALRVVGTALAGAAWRGAVAPGECVKITTGAVMPEGLDTVVPHEHVRQEAGPEGGEQIHIAPGAVRPGDNRRLRGEDLLAGQPALQKAELLAPAAIGLLASLGFTEVRVLRRLRVAYFSTGDEILSPGDAPREGAVYDSNRYTVTALLARLGCEVIDLGVVPDNPERLAAAFRTAAARADAIITSGGVSTGEADHTKAVMRSLGDVVFWGLAQRPGRPMAVGRIRRAPLEHAASSSAFSNESTASAGGTGASSYSTDSKHHADAGTAVLFGLPGNPVATMVTFITLVRPTLLRMMGARATPPVLLRAASESALRKKPGRTEYQRGVVTQRVDGRLSVRAAGQQGSGVLSSMVQANGLIVLAHAQGDVAAGDDVSVMMFDGVM
- the mobA gene encoding molybdenum cofactor guanylyltransferase MobA, which gives rise to MPISHARDLLPAHAISAVLLAGGRGSRMGGADKGLQAFRGTPLAQNALQRLRAQTLAPAHVAISANRHLNDYAALGAPVLTDPPHLPAFAGPLAGFLAGLAQADTPWLLTVPCDVPLFPLSLCERLVQAAQAQQADIAIAAAPEHEAGQSDDGPAPLRRQPVFCLLRTALHADLAAYVHEGGRKIGAWAARHRTAVVPFDAPGDDPLAFANANTLDELHRLEGLMAPATPPAQP
- a CDS encoding IPTL-CTERM sorting domain-containing protein, which gives rise to MTTTRQMALAAAAMWAAASAQAVTVPPAFTGTTAPNWTLHDDAALTAGPALNLDPDGQGWLRLTPDIARPGPPYVKGSAIYNIPFSSSDGIQATFQYATYRDPANTSSNPLADGLSFYLFDGTANSAPGAGGGSLGYSSSDETAPRSPGVTGGYVGVGLTEWGAFSLPVFGGGCAAGAVGCTTTQSPGITVRGAGTVTSDYPQLAHANASMTTSDRAGARTVRVTITPAPAVLMTVEMDSGSGFVPYIQQLPLGTINGTPPATFKLGFSAANGQYSGVHEVRFLGIQGSRTPTVTLSANRGQCGPATLTAAVAGDGVGAAPTGTVTFVDQGGATLGTATVDPATGQAQWAGALPSGVQTVTARYAGDPVYVAGASTALAQTATTPCPDPIPTLGHWAAALLSAALALVGALSWRKRQAADHR
- a CDS encoding META and DUF4377 domain-containing protein, which gives rise to MNPTHRLAARLTPLVACVGLLAACGQSATAPTANGGASPATTSISTTHVTTPPAQPSPQAVALSAARVLPAYEWELTAARDGRGQNDARWRVGDRPPLRLSFKDGRVAVHHLCNLASAGYELDGTQMRMTRPTATLRACAELGLMALESRVLSLLPTVQAAHASGAPDAPQLLLRFADGSEWDLVGHPTPETRYGSAGERLFLEVAPLKVACNHPLMPNATCLRVRDVRYGENGVKTGEGEWRIFQGSIEGYEHREGTRNILRVNRYSLARNGQLPADAPSHAYVLDMVVESELTQ
- the moaA gene encoding GTP 3',8-cyclase MoaA, giving the protein MGERVIPLVDHRTAALAVPFSAGAVPSGVLVDARGRPLRDLRISITDRCNFRCSYCMPKEVFDSNYHYLPHSALLSFEEITRLASRFVAHGVRKLRLTGGEPLLRKGMEALVEQLAALRTPEGQPLDITLTTNGSLLARKAAALKAAGLQRVTVSLDGLDDVTFRSMNDVDFPVASVLAGIDAARAAGLGPIKVNMVVKRGTNDDQIVPMARHFRGTGIVLRFIEFMDVGATNGWRMQEVMPSDQVLERLRSEFAMVPLPASQVGETAQRWGYAGADGLHDPALGEVGFISSVTHAFCGDCNRARLSMEGKLFLCLFASQGYDLRTLLRDGADDAAIDAALAAIWQGRSDRYSELRASLPADASGSAARRVEMSYIGG
- a CDS encoding efflux RND transporter permease subunit — protein: MSTTDHSAPPAPQPTARFNISRWALEHSALTRYLMIVLMLLGVAAYFQLGQDEDPPFTFRVMVVRTYWPGATARQVADQVTDKIERTLQEVPYADKIRSYSKPGESQIIFQIKDSSPPKEVAGVWYTVRKKVGDMRSTLPQGVAGPFFNDDFGDVYGVIYTLTSDGFTQAELKDFADDVRQQLLRVKDVAKVELFGVQDEKIYVEISQKRLAQLGLDMNAVLAQLGAQNAVESAGAVQTPLDVVQVRVAGQFNNVEQLREMPIRGPSGAQLRLGDIAEVSRGYVDPPQVKVRHDGHEAIAIGVSMAKGGDIIALGKALKATTQKIESQLPLGVDLRQVQDQPRAVADSVNEFVKVLIEAVVIVLAVSFLALGLHKRAGQHPWWRRWTLDVRPGLVVGITIPLVLAVTFLAMQYWGIGLHKISLGSLIIALGLLVDDAIIAVEMMVRKMEEGYDKFRAATFAYEITAIPMLTGTLITAVGFLPIGIAKSMTGEYTFAIFAVTVIALLVSWLASVYFVPYLGAWLLRVPPHVAAARAQALNSGQPVHEEPHEMFDSAFYNRFRAMVTWCVAHRWVTIGATVALFALGILGMGKVQQQFFPDSSRPEIMVDLWSPEGTSFAANEDVAKRVEKRLLAEPGVVGVTQWVGSGVPRFYLPLDQVFPQTNVSQLIVQPKDLAERNRLRLALPELLATEFPEVRGRVKLLPNGPPVAYPVQFRVIGPDPTHLRTLADEVKTAMRESPNTRGVNDNWNESVKSVRLEIDQDKARALQVTSQSIAQANRMLLSGTTIGQYREGDRLIDIVLRQPKAERDTLSDLANAYVTTASGKAIPLTQIAKPVFAWEPGVLWRENRDYAITVQGDVVEGLQGATVTNELLPQLRALEAQWAQQGDSAYRIEVAGAVEESSKGSASIAAGIPIMLFVTFTLLMLQLHSFSRAMLVFLTGPLGIAGVAAALLLLNRPFGFVALLGVIALMGMIQRNSVILIDQIETDRARGVPAWNAIIESAVRRLRPIVLTAAAAVLAMIPLSRSVFWGPMAVAIMGGLIVATALTLLALPAMYAAWFRVKPPEPSVE
- a CDS encoding GNAT family N-acetyltransferase produces the protein MSAPTLRLLQTADLPAYKVLRDTGLLHDPQAFTSDYETTHAQPASAYGTRLGQPPQDHFTLGAFAAPVGDAPPELIGAVVCEREARRKVRHQASLLGMVVAPHARGQGVGRALLAAFDTLARQLPGLEQIVLSVTASNLAAVRLYEQAGFQRYGLLAKALKIGDTYYDKALMARTL